The following proteins are co-located in the Roseovarius arcticus genome:
- a CDS encoding helix-turn-helix transcriptional regulator — MDGHTCDLADLAVGFAGAVDAIGTPDFMDALTAAIARAVAFDNAMLFAYKDGERPRGPYTDIADPAEARIVVAQYLLGPFLLDPFYSEVQQGRTNGTASLYEIAPDEFFKSEYYEQHYRRTRITDEIGIFCALPDGAVLVYSVTRRHGGAVFASGEMATLRSLAPLISALLLRHWTGPDLGFGPHAGPGRAPDPIGAALAALGEDVLSERQRQVVALVLKGHSTEAIAMTLDISADTVKVHRRHAYAKLGVSSQAELFAMFLDLLSQIVAPPV; from the coding sequence ATGGACGGACATACCTGCGACCTCGCCGATTTGGCCGTCGGCTTTGCTGGCGCCGTGGATGCCATCGGCACGCCGGACTTCATGGATGCGCTGACTGCCGCCATCGCGCGCGCTGTAGCCTTCGACAATGCGATGCTGTTTGCCTACAAGGACGGCGAGCGCCCGCGCGGCCCTTATACCGACATAGCCGATCCGGCTGAGGCGCGCATCGTCGTGGCGCAGTACCTGCTGGGTCCATTCCTGCTGGACCCGTTCTATAGCGAGGTGCAGCAAGGCCGCACCAATGGGACTGCCTCCCTTTATGAGATCGCACCAGACGAATTTTTCAAGTCCGAGTATTACGAGCAGCATTACAGGCGCACGCGGATCACAGACGAGATAGGGATCTTCTGCGCTTTGCCGGACGGCGCAGTGCTGGTCTATAGCGTCACGCGGCGCCATGGCGGAGCGGTCTTTGCATCCGGCGAAATGGCGACGCTGCGCAGTCTGGCACCGCTGATCTCGGCGCTCTTACTCCGGCACTGGACCGGGCCCGATCTGGGATTTGGCCCCCACGCCGGGCCGGGCCGCGCGCCCGATCCTATCGGCGCCGCGCTGGCCGCCTTGGGCGAGGACGTACTGTCAGAGCGCCAGAGGCAGGTCGTTGCCTTGGTGCTAAAAGGCCACTCGACCGAGGCGATTGCCATGACGCTGGACATCAGCGCGGACACGGTAAAAGTCCATCGCCGCCACGCTTATGCCAAGCTGGGCGTATCATCACAGGCCGAGCTGTTTGCGATGTTTCTGGACCTGCTGTCGCAGATCGTCGCGCCGCCGGTTTAG
- a CDS encoding glutamine synthetase family protein, translating to MSKTEEQTTAGQGAPTDPDNVHIGIFDANGVFRHKKVSGAKAAKLAKTGGPFCDILYSWDTNEVPQETGAFIDRPTVIDPASMRAYPFAENDALAISDFVQPFGAKSARNQAQAMVERAAKAGFTVHAAFEFEFTVMDETPRTLRQKGFRGLDHFAEGNRTYSLQTEALHHDLLADFEAMMTRLGITLDAMHTELGPGFFEAPLMHAEGLKAADDAALFKNFAKAFFLREGLTAAFMAKLSPDLPGQSGHLHMSLRKDGAPAFADTTAEHGLSENARYFIGGVVTLMPEMLALCSHTVNAYKRMVPGAWAPTWASWGVQNRTAALRVINDDPAATRIEFRVPAADTNPFAAYAMCLGAGMYGIENCIVPPAPEAGDCYAVDAAGALKFPRTLADAADRLEASQAAREIFGDDFVDTFVKLRRYEVAAHNAQVGAWELERYLEVV from the coding sequence GTGAGCAAAACCGAAGAGCAGACAACAGCAGGACAGGGCGCGCCGACCGACCCCGACAATGTGCATATCGGCATCTTTGACGCCAATGGCGTGTTCCGCCACAAAAAGGTCAGCGGCGCCAAGGCTGCCAAACTGGCCAAAACCGGCGGCCCGTTTTGCGATATCCTATACAGCTGGGACACGAACGAGGTGCCGCAAGAGACGGGCGCGTTCATCGACCGGCCCACGGTGATCGACCCTGCATCGATGCGCGCCTATCCCTTTGCCGAAAATGACGCGCTGGCGATTTCCGATTTCGTCCAGCCGTTCGGTGCGAAAAGCGCCCGCAATCAGGCGCAAGCCATGGTGGAGCGTGCGGCCAAAGCTGGCTTTACCGTTCACGCCGCGTTCGAGTTTGAGTTCACCGTGATGGATGAAACGCCCCGCACCCTGCGACAAAAGGGGTTTCGCGGCCTCGACCACTTTGCCGAGGGCAACCGCACATATTCACTTCAGACCGAGGCGCTGCATCACGACCTTCTGGCCGATTTCGAGGCGATGATGACCCGCCTGGGCATCACGCTGGACGCAATGCACACAGAACTGGGGCCGGGCTTCTTTGAGGCGCCGCTGATGCATGCGGAAGGGTTGAAGGCTGCTGACGACGCCGCCCTTTTCAAAAACTTTGCCAAGGCATTTTTTCTGCGCGAGGGGCTGACCGCCGCCTTCATGGCCAAGCTGTCACCGGACCTGCCCGGCCAATCGGGGCACCTGCATATGTCCCTGCGCAAAGATGGCGCGCCCGCCTTTGCGGACACAACCGCCGAGCATGGGCTGTCAGAAAACGCCCGCTATTTTATTGGCGGCGTCGTCACGTTGATGCCCGAAATGCTGGCGCTGTGCAGCCATACGGTCAATGCCTACAAGCGTATGGTGCCGGGCGCTTGGGCGCCCACATGGGCCAGTTGGGGGGTGCAGAACCGCACCGCAGCCTTGCGCGTCATCAACGATGATCCTGCGGCGACGCGTATCGAATTTCGCGTGCCGGCCGCTGATACGAACCCGTTTGCCGCCTACGCCATGTGCCTTGGCGCTGGAATGTATGGTATTGAAAACTGCATTGTGCCGCCCGCGCCCGAGGCCGGGGATTGCTACGCGGTGGACGCTGCCGGCGCGTTGAAATTTCCGCGCACTCTGGCTGATGCGGCAGACCGGCTGGAGGCGTCGCAGGCGGCGCGCGAGATCTTTGGTGATGATTTCGTCGATACCTTCGTAAAGCTGCGCCGTTACGAGGTTGCTGCCCATAATGCCCAAGTCGGCGCGTGGGAGCTCGAACGCTACCTAGAAGTGGTCTGA
- a CDS encoding ABC transporter substrate-binding protein has translation MTHPKKHLTDRRSVLRGGAAALGAAALGGIASRAHAATDMRYMCWEGYDKPSILDPFEAANDANVAVDLITDSAGGFAKLAAGGYRDFDVVSSDSPWIARMGPAGICDYLDDAEFADVYDDFYPQFRAPFAPLQYEGQTTGLPTRWGWVGPTVNTNFDKVETWASYDPCFDPAYRDKICVLDWGDWPIMPMALHAGIDPYQELGDAELKEIRMVLRALFKNTRALVGDLSVAQKGLMDGSFRALIGGGSYCTSALRKDGQDHILSIVPEPKNGLKQGIIWMEATGILKDTDNPELSKKLVKHMVSPDVAVELAWTEATCNLVPSQAAEAKFTDEQKSALQMDYMWEAWEKSHFHSVAPNIDDMLAIFQEELAASN, from the coding sequence ATGACACACCCCAAAAAACACCTGACGGACCGCCGCAGCGTGCTGCGAGGCGGGGCGGCAGCACTCGGCGCCGCTGCATTGGGCGGCATCGCGAGCCGCGCCCATGCCGCGACCGACATGCGCTACATGTGCTGGGAGGGCTATGACAAGCCCAGCATCCTCGACCCGTTCGAGGCCGCAAACGATGCAAACGTCGCCGTTGACCTGATCACTGACAGCGCTGGCGGCTTTGCCAAACTAGCGGCAGGCGGCTACCGCGACTTTGACGTGGTATCTTCAGACAGCCCGTGGATTGCGCGGATGGGTCCTGCGGGCATTTGCGACTATTTGGACGATGCGGAATTCGCTGATGTCTACGACGATTTCTACCCGCAGTTTCGGGCGCCATTCGCGCCGCTTCAATACGAGGGCCAGACCACGGGCCTGCCGACGCGCTGGGGCTGGGTCGGCCCCACGGTTAATACCAATTTCGACAAGGTCGAGACATGGGCCAGCTACGATCCCTGCTTTGATCCGGCCTACCGCGACAAGATATGCGTTCTCGACTGGGGTGACTGGCCGATTATGCCGATGGCCCTGCATGCCGGGATCGACCCGTACCAAGAGCTGGGCGATGCCGAGCTGAAGGAAATCCGCATGGTCCTGCGGGCGCTGTTCAAAAACACACGCGCGCTGGTCGGCGATCTGTCCGTCGCGCAAAAGGGCCTGATGGACGGCTCGTTCCGCGCGCTGATCGGCGGAGGCAGTTATTGCACTTCGGCGCTACGCAAGGATGGGCAGGACCACATCCTGTCGATCGTGCCCGAGCCGAAGAATGGCCTGAAACAAGGCATTATCTGGATGGAGGCGACCGGCATCCTGAAGGACACGGACAATCCTGAGCTATCCAAAAAACTGGTCAAGCATATGGTATCGCCCGACGTCGCGGTCGAGTTGGCTTGGACAGAGGCGACCTGCAACCTTGTTCCCAGTCAGGCCGCCGAGGCCAAGTTCACGGACGAACAGAAATCGGCCCTTCAGATGGATTACATGTGGGAGGCGTGGGAAAAGAGCCACTTCCACTCCGTCGCGCCCAATATCGACGACATGCTAGCCATCTTTCAGGAAGAGCTGGCTGCGTCCAACTGA
- a CDS encoding ABC transporter ATP-binding protein, which produces MTDTVTQSKPGAPIIDASGIDKFYESFQALFDISLQVMDGEFVALVGPSGCGKTSLLKILAGFEQPTKGKLEIMGKSVVGLPPSQRPTRMVFQKLALFPHKTVRDNIAFPLKLAKVDVAEQDASVTEMMQLMHLPEAYRTRYPAQLSGGEQQRVALARSMISRPSVLLLDEPLSALDVKLKKVLQTEIKHLHRTVGTSFVHVTHDLEEAMMLADRICVMRKGRILQNGSPTDIYYRPADAFVAGFIGETNLIPVQINGAAFTHPSLNCAAPMLEAEQFSPGHAGSSGLLMIRPELITMQTAAPQAGDDTCVMEGRVEEFFIKGASIQYRVIVDGMRVPMIVDVLGTAIPPADVAQQVWLSFARNDLYLLGED; this is translated from the coding sequence GTGACCGATACAGTGACCCAGTCCAAACCGGGCGCCCCCATCATCGACGCCTCTGGCATCGACAAGTTCTACGAGAGCTTTCAGGCGCTTTTCGATATCTCGCTACAGGTGATGGATGGTGAATTTGTCGCCCTTGTCGGCCCGTCAGGCTGTGGCAAGACCTCGCTCTTGAAGATCCTCGCCGGGTTTGAGCAGCCCACAAAGGGCAAGCTGGAGATCATGGGCAAATCCGTCGTCGGCCTGCCACCGTCGCAGCGGCCCACACGGATGGTGTTTCAAAAACTGGCTCTGTTCCCCCACAAGACGGTCCGCGACAACATCGCCTTTCCGCTGAAACTGGCCAAGGTGGACGTAGCCGAGCAGGATGCAAGCGTCACCGAAATGATGCAACTCATGCACCTGCCAGAAGCGTATCGTACCCGCTATCCCGCCCAGCTATCAGGCGGAGAGCAGCAGCGCGTCGCGCTGGCGCGGTCCATGATATCGCGCCCCAGCGTTCTGCTGCTGGACGAGCCGCTCAGCGCGCTGGACGTGAAGCTAAAGAAGGTCCTGCAGACCGAGATCAAGCATCTGCACCGCACCGTGGGCACCAGCTTTGTCCACGTCACGCACGATCTGGAAGAGGCGATGATGCTGGCCGACCGTATCTGCGTGATGCGCAAGGGGCGTATCCTGCAAAACGGCTCGCCCACGGATATCTACTACCGCCCCGCCGATGCCTTCGTTGCTGGATTCATCGGAGAGACGAACCTGATACCGGTCCAGATCAACGGCGCGGCGTTTACCCATCCATCCCTCAACTGCGCCGCGCCCATGCTGGAGGCCGAGCAGTTCAGCCCGGGCCACGCGGGCAGTAGCGGCTTGTTGATGATCCGCCCCGAGCTGATCACGATGCAAACCGCTGCTCCTCAGGCTGGCGACGACACTTGCGTCATGGAAGGCCGCGTCGAGGAGTTCTTTATCAAGGGCGCGTCGATCCAATACCGCGTTATTGTGGATGGTATGCGCGTGCCTATGATCGTCGACGTCCTTGGCACCGCCATCCCGCCTGCGGATGTGGCTCAGCAGGTCTGGCTTAGCTTCGCACGTAACGATCTCTATCTACTGGGCGAGGATTAA
- a CDS encoding ABC transporter permease, with protein sequence MRIIRKSWTDPGLLLATLPLTAIMAFFFLIPLVMTALLSFQGTQYYRLIWTWSSDTWVDVFTHWHYWSIIIRTLTMALICVVLCVLISLPVSYAMVHRVRSLENHITILIVFAFLTDAVLKTFGWVLFLDRTGVMNGALSALGFGPQATDILFTPVATMLGMVYNLLPYTIFCIYLSMKRIDRDLMLAAYDAGASRFRTFWEITLPLARPGIFAGAILVFVLALGVFLEPKVMGGGTSPMAAELIRQTFETRVNWPLGAALTLVIIVIGTATLAVAGLAAHRATKAAAESTE encoded by the coding sequence ATGCGCATCATCCGCAAATCATGGACGGACCCGGGCCTTTTGCTGGCAACGTTGCCATTGACGGCGATCATGGCGTTCTTCTTTTTGATCCCGCTGGTGATGACCGCGCTGCTCAGCTTCCAAGGCACGCAGTATTACCGCCTGATCTGGACGTGGAGCAGCGACACGTGGGTCGATGTATTCACCCACTGGCACTATTGGTCGATCATCATTCGAACGCTGACAATGGCGCTGATCTGCGTCGTTTTGTGCGTCCTCATCAGCCTGCCTGTGTCCTACGCGATGGTGCACCGCGTTCGGTCGCTGGAGAACCACATCACGATCCTGATCGTCTTCGCCTTCCTTACCGACGCGGTGCTAAAGACGTTCGGGTGGGTGCTGTTTCTGGACCGCACAGGCGTGATGAACGGCGCGCTAAGCGCGCTGGGCTTTGGCCCTCAGGCGACGGATATCCTCTTTACGCCGGTCGCCACAATGCTGGGCATGGTTTACAATCTGCTGCCCTACACGATTTTCTGCATCTATCTGTCGATGAAACGGATCGACCGCGATCTGATGCTGGCCGCCTACGATGCAGGCGCATCGCGGTTTCGCACATTCTGGGAGATTACGTTGCCTTTGGCGCGGCCCGGCATCTTTGCGGGCGCAATCCTAGTATTTGTGCTGGCGCTGGGCGTGTTTTTGGAGCCAAAGGTCATGGGCGGCGGTACGTCCCCGATGGCGGCCGAGCTGATCCGCCAGACTTTCGAGACGCGGGTGAATTGGCCGCTGGGCGCGGCGCTGACGCTGGTCATTATCGTCATCGGCACGGCGACGCTGGCAGTTGCGGGGCTCGCCGCGCACCGCGCGACCAAGGCCGCAGCGGAGAGCACAGAATGA
- a CDS encoding ABC transporter permease, with protein sequence MTRYRTEGVIAGVILYGSVAAVLIFFYVPIFTLIVFSFSESRFLSFPIEGFSIKWYFALFASREFWPALGNSAILAGVSTTIATTLGTGGAIAWMRWRFRFQRSFQIVSFAPLLFPQLLLGVAMLLWFSVLGGWFDFSPALWTAIIGHIVYITPFALIIIAVQVHGFDDTLEDAARDAGATNWQVFREITLPLIWPGVMSAAIFAFLLSWGNFYVTYSLAGTARTLPTFVFSGIAVGSSPVYPALATVTFVPALLLLGLADWFRRRAAKRQMGAWKDT encoded by the coding sequence ATGACCCGCTATCGCACCGAGGGCGTCATCGCGGGCGTGATCCTTTATGGGTCGGTCGCGGCGGTCCTGATCTTCTTCTACGTACCGATCTTTACGCTGATCGTGTTCTCGTTCTCAGAAAGCCGGTTCCTGAGTTTTCCCATTGAGGGCTTCTCAATCAAGTGGTATTTCGCGTTGTTCGCCTCGCGCGAATTCTGGCCGGCGCTGGGCAACTCGGCCATACTTGCGGGGGTGTCGACTACGATCGCAACGACGCTTGGGACTGGGGGCGCGATTGCGTGGATGCGCTGGCGCTTTCGCTTTCAGCGCAGTTTCCAGATCGTCAGCTTTGCGCCGCTGCTGTTCCCCCAATTGCTCTTGGGCGTTGCGATGCTGCTATGGTTTTCGGTCCTTGGCGGCTGGTTTGATTTCTCGCCTGCGCTGTGGACGGCGATCATAGGACATATCGTTTATATCACGCCCTTTGCGCTGATTATAATTGCGGTTCAGGTCCACGGGTTCGACGATACGCTGGAGGATGCGGCGCGCGATGCGGGCGCGACCAATTGGCAGGTGTTCCGCGAAATTACACTCCCGCTGATCTGGCCGGGCGTGATGTCGGCAGCAATCTTTGCGTTCCTGCTGTCGTGGGGCAATTTCTATGTCACCTATAGCCTTGCTGGCACCGCGCGCACGCTGCCGACGTTCGTCTTTAGTGGCATCGCCGTCGGTTCCTCCCCAGTCTATCCAGCGCTGGCGACGGTCACGTTCGTTCCTGCTCTGCTTCTCTTGGGGCTGGCAGATTGGTTTCGCCGCCGCGCCGCCAAGCGCCAGATGGGCGCCTGGAAGGACACCTAA
- a CDS encoding autotransporter assembly complex protein TamA: MVFRTGAFHLPTVATIAVLTLCASTAGALDTLRFEIPADDKDLRKTLVGASLIQSAQADGRTDPQDIIAAANADYAELLGVLYKYGYYSGVINIFIDGQEAAQLSPFAKPAGVREVVVRVLPGAPFTFSKAGISPIAPGTELPEEFAISKRARAPVVGAAAEAGVEGWRNLGRAKAEVAGQDIVADHRSDTLAVQLALRPGPVVTFGNLVQVKDSRVRPERLRAIAGLPTGERFSPEELDKSAKRLRRTGAFKSVSLTEAEQLRAGDVMDIQLDTADEKRRRFGFGAEVSSNEGLGLSTFWLHRNLLGGAERLRFDIAISGIGSQSGGTNGGIDYEVGGRFERPATFGADTTLFVFGKVAREDEPNYLSDEVTLGFGFSRIVTEQLTVEAGLALRYSDETDALGNQEFYHLLIPLKATYDSRDEPLDPSNGFYAQAELTPFVSLSDTDSGGRLHLDGRTYYQLDEGGMFTLAGRVQFGSILGASLADTPQDFLFYSGGGDSVRGQPYQSLGVPIGANVTGGRSFVGAQAEMRIDLAGNFDPVAFFDVGYIGSESIYDDSGSWHSGAGIGIRYATGIGPIRFDVGLPVTGNTDDGVQIYIGIGQAF; the protein is encoded by the coding sequence GTGGTTTTCAGAACAGGCGCGTTCCATTTGCCGACGGTTGCGACCATCGCTGTGCTCACCCTCTGCGCATCGACAGCTGGCGCCCTTGATACATTGCGCTTTGAAATTCCCGCCGACGACAAGGATCTGCGCAAGACATTGGTCGGAGCGTCACTGATCCAGTCCGCGCAGGCCGATGGGCGCACGGATCCTCAGGATATCATTGCAGCGGCCAATGCCGATTACGCCGAGTTGCTGGGCGTCCTATACAAATATGGCTATTATAGCGGCGTCATTAACATATTCATTGATGGCCAAGAGGCGGCGCAACTATCGCCCTTCGCCAAGCCAGCAGGCGTTCGCGAGGTTGTCGTGCGCGTCCTGCCGGGCGCGCCATTCACATTCTCAAAGGCGGGCATCTCTCCGATTGCCCCCGGCACCGAGCTGCCTGAGGAATTTGCCATCAGCAAACGGGCGCGCGCGCCCGTTGTTGGCGCGGCTGCCGAGGCAGGCGTTGAAGGATGGCGCAACCTGGGCCGTGCCAAGGCCGAGGTCGCGGGCCAAGATATTGTTGCAGATCACAGGTCGGATACCCTTGCCGTCCAGCTGGCGCTGCGCCCCGGACCCGTCGTAACGTTCGGCAATCTGGTGCAGGTCAAAGATAGCCGCGTGCGCCCCGAGCGCTTGCGTGCCATCGCAGGCTTGCCCACCGGGGAGCGTTTTTCGCCAGAGGAGCTGGACAAATCGGCCAAGCGTCTGCGTCGCACTGGCGCATTCAAATCCGTGTCCTTGACCGAGGCCGAGCAGTTACGCGCCGGGGACGTCATGGATATCCAGCTGGACACCGCAGACGAGAAGCGCCGACGCTTTGGCTTTGGCGCTGAGGTCAGCAGCAACGAGGGTTTGGGCCTGTCGACCTTCTGGCTGCACAGAAACCTTCTTGGCGGGGCCGAGAGGTTGCGCTTTGACATCGCGATTAGCGGTATCGGAAGCCAGAGCGGCGGCACGAATGGCGGCATCGACTACGAGGTTGGCGGCCGGTTCGAGCGGCCCGCGACATTCGGCGCCGACACGACGCTGTTTGTCTTTGGCAAGGTCGCGCGCGAGGACGAGCCAAACTACCTGTCCGATGAGGTCACGCTGGGCTTCGGCTTTAGCCGGATCGTGACTGAGCAATTGACCGTCGAGGCGGGGCTGGCCCTGCGTTATTCCGATGAGACGGACGCGCTGGGCAATCAAGAATTCTACCACCTGCTGATCCCGCTCAAGGCAACCTATGACAGCCGGGATGAGCCGCTGGACCCGTCCAATGGGTTCTACGCACAGGCCGAATTGACGCCATTCGTATCGCTTAGTGACACCGATTCCGGTGGCCGCCTGCACCTGGACGGCCGCACCTACTACCAGTTGGACGAGGGCGGCATGTTCACCCTTGCCGGGCGCGTTCAGTTCGGCAGTATCCTTGGTGCCAGCCTCGCTGACACACCGCAGGACTTTCTCTTTTACTCCGGCGGCGGCGATAGCGTGCGTGGCCAGCCCTACCAGTCGCTGGGCGTGCCGATCGGCGCGAACGTGACGGGTGGTCGCAGCTTTGTCGGGGCGCAGGCCGAAATGCGCATCGACCTTGCTGGTAACTTTGATCCTGTCGCATTCTTTGACGTGGGCTACATCGGGTCCGAGAGCATCTATGACGACAGCGGTAGCTGGCACAGCGGTGCAGGCATCGGCATAAGGTACGCCACTGGCATCGGCCCCATCCGGTTTGACGTGGGTCTGCCGGTCACTGGTAACACGGATGACGGTGTGCAGATCTATATCGGAATCGGACAGGCGTTTTGA